The genomic DNA AATCAAAGCAATAAGGGAATTCCTTGATGAAAAGGGATTCCTTGAGGTAGAAACACCAATGATGCAGGTTATCCCAGGTGGTGCTGAAGCAGAGCCATTCAAAACCCATCACAATGCTTTAAACCTTCCCTTGCACCTCAGGATAGCACCAGAGCTGTTTCTTAAAAGGCTTATTGTTGGTGGTTTTGATAGGGTTTATGAGATTGGGAAGAATTTTAGGAATGAAGGCATATCAACCCTCCACAACCCAGAATTCACTATGCTTGAGGCATACCTTGCTTATTCTGATTATGAAGGCATAATGACCCTTGCAGAGGAGCTTATATTTTATGTGGCAAAAAACCCAAAGATAACCTTTGACAATTATGATATAGACCTTACACCACCATTTAAAAGGCTTCCTTTATTCCCTGCATTACAAGAGGCAAGCGGTGAAAAGGTTGAGTCAATGGCTGATATAGATGCTTTGGTTTCAAAGATTGGGATGGATGTTGAAAATAAGCTTAATGCCTTAATTGACAAATTTATTCTTCCAAATCTTATTCAACCAACATTCCTCATTGATTGGCCAGCTGAGACCTCGCCATTGGCAAAAAGGGGAGAAAACCCTGATTTTGTAGAGAGGTTTGAGCTATTTATAGGAGGATGTGAGATTGGAAATGCCTATTCAGAGCTTACAGACCCTGATTTGCAGCTTAAAAACTTTAGAAAGCAGGGAAAGATAGACTATGATTATATTTCTGCATTAAGCTATGGTATGCCTCCAACAGGTGGTTTGGGAATTGGAATAGATAGGTTGGTAATGCTTCTTACAAACCAGACATCAATAAGGGAGGTAATATTATTCCCTTTGCTTAGGCCATTATAAGGGTATGTGTGTTTAGCTATTAGTCTTATCAGAGGTTCCGTATTTTTTGTAAGCCTTTAAAAATAAAAGACTTACATTCATGAGACAGAAAATTTATAACCTATTGATTTGCAAGCACTTACATTAAAATTTGCTAAATTTTTACGGAATGTCTGATAGCATGGAAAGTGGCTCAATGATTTTATTTATATCCCCCGCACCCAAGACAAGAACAATATCCCCTTTTTTCACAATCGTCTTAAGAAACTCTGGAATCTTTGTCCAATCAGAGACATAATAGGAATTTGGATGATTTATCTTGGAATATAAAAGCTCTCCTGTAATATTGGGGATTGGCTTTTCAGATGCAGGGTATATATCTGTTAATATCAAAATATCAGCAAGCCTAAAACAACCTGCAAATTTATTAAGCAAATCCTTTGTCCTTGTATAGCGATGTGGCTGGAATATAACAACAAGCCTCCTCTTCCATCCTAGCTTTGCTGCCTTTAGGGTTTCTTTTATCTCTGTTGGATGGTGTCCATAATCTTCAAGCACCATTATTTCATCATTCCTTTTTATATCAAGCCTCCTTTCAATTCCAGAGAATGTCTCTAATGCGGATTTAATTGTCTCAATGGGGATGGAGAGGTATTCTCCCACACAAAGAGCCGCAAGGCTGTTTAAAACATTATGCCTTCCCAAAAGAGGCACCTTCCACCTTCCTTTGGTTTTATTTCCATCTATAACCTCAAATTCTGTATGGTCTTTTAAGATATTTATATTTCTTGCCCTTATTTCTCCCTGTTTTATCCCGTATGTTTTATATTTTGTCTTTAAGCTTGGTATAATCTCCCTTATAAGCCTATTATCGCTACACAAAACAGCAAAATCTGCCTTTTCTATAAATCCCAAATATTCCCTTTTCATTCTCCCTATATTTTTAAAATACTCCATATGCTCCCTATCCATATTTGTTACAACAGAAATTCTTGGAGAAAGATGTAAGAAGCTTCCATCGCTCTCATCTGCCTCACAGATGAGGTATTTAGATGCCCCGAGCTTTGCATTAGAACCAGATTCCTTTGCAATCCCGCCGTTAATAACAGTAGGAGAAAAGGAAGCCTTGTTTAATATTGCTCCAATTAGCCCTGTTGTTGTTGTCTTTCCATGGGCGCCTACAACGGCAATCCCATACATCTTTTCCATAAGAAATGCAAGAAACCTTCCCCTTTTAAGGATATTTAATCCCCTTTTCTTTGCCTCAAGTATCTCAGGGTTATCCTCTGGGATTGCTGAAGATACAACAATGGTATCGCTTTTTTCTATATTTATAGGTGAATGCCCTCTATATATTTTTGCACCAAGGGCTTTAAGCCTATTTGTTATCTTATTTTCTACAAGGTCACTCCCCGAGACAGAAAAGGAAAGGTTTAAGGCAATCTCTGCCAGAGCTGACATTCCAATTCCACCAATACCAATAAAATGGATGCGTTTCATTATTTCCCTCTATATTGTATGTGTTTAGCTAATATTAAAGAAAGCAATGCAATAAGTGAGAAGTAAGAAGTGAGAATTTCTGCCTTCTGTCTTTTTTATCTTTTTTCATCAATTAAGGAAACAAATACGCTAACTACCTGTGGGTCAAATTGGGTTCCTGAGCATTTTTTTAAAATATTGATTGCTTCATCCTTACTCATAGCACCCCTATATGGCCTATCCGATGTCATAGCATCATAGGCATCAGCTACAGCAAGAATTCTTGATTCAAGGGGAATTTTCTCATAAGCCAGACCATCTGGATAACCCCCTCCATCATAATGCTCATGGTGGTGTCTAACAACGGGTAGGGCATCCTTTAAAAATGTTATGATTTTGATTATTGACTCGCTCTTTAATGGATGGGATTTTATCTCGGCAAATTCCTGGTCTGTTAATTTTCCAGGCTTTAAGAGGACATTGTCTGAAATGCCTATTTTTCCAAGGTCATGGAGTAAGCCTGCATATTTAATAAGCTCAATCTTGGATGAGGGAAGATTTAGGGATTTAGCAACCATTACACTATAATCTGTTACCCTCTCTGAATGACCTAATGTATATGGATTTCTTGTTTCAATCTCTGCGGCTAATGCCTTTATTGTCTCTGTATAAAGGTTTTGCATCTCCTGATAGATTCTTGCATTCTCAATAGCAATAGCAACTTGCGGAGCAAGGATAGATAGGGTATGAAGGTGCTCCTCCTTAAAGAAATTTAGTTTAAAGCTATGGATAGATACAGCCCCTATTACCTCCTCTTTTGCAACAAGGGGGAAAAGGAGGTGGGATTGAAGCTCCTTTTGCTCTTTTTCTAATGGCTTTAGACCTTCCTTTATCCTTGTTTTTACCACTATGTTCTTTTTAAAATCCCAGGTTGTTAAGTCAGAAAGAAGGGTTGTAAGTTTATCTTTGATTGTCTCAATTACATTCTCTTCTTCTTGCTTAAATGATGTAATGGTTAATATGCTATAATCTTCATTAAAAAGAAAGGAGGCAGAGACATCAAATTCTATTATCTCTAAAATTGTATTTACCATTGTATTCAAAACCTCTTCCTCCTGAAATGTTGCTGAAAGAACCTTTCCAGCCCTATTTAGTATAAGAAGCTCCTCTGTCCTTTTGGTTGTTGTCTTGTATAGCCTTGCATTTTCAATGGCAATTGCAGCCTGTGTTGCAAAGATTGATAAAGGCTGAATATCCTCTTCTGAAAACACCCTATCAGACTTTGTAATATTTAGGTTAAGAACACCAATGATGTTATCCTTTATTTTTAAGGGAAGGGATATAGCTGATTTTATCCTCCTTCCCTCATGGTGGACATTAGAAAATTTTTCCTCCTTAAGCTCCTCTGTAAGAAGAATAGGCTTTCCATCCCTAG from bacterium includes the following:
- the lysS gene encoding lysine--tRNA ligase, which translates into the protein MQIKEILDSFEEGREILASGRVILLRPHGGSCFAHIKDGSGRIQIYARKDKLDNFNEFTKLKLGDIISVSGRLFITKTNEKTIELLQFSILSIAKNPVPKEWYGIADIEVRHRKRYLDLLVNEEKMEIFKKRSKIIKAIREFLDEKGFLEVETPMMQVIPGGAEAEPFKTHHNALNLPLHLRIAPELFLKRLIVGGFDRVYEIGKNFRNEGISTLHNPEFTMLEAYLAYSDYEGIMTLAEELIFYVAKNPKITFDNYDIDLTPPFKRLPLFPALQEASGEKVESMADIDALVSKIGMDVENKLNALIDKFILPNLIQPTFLIDWPAETSPLAKRGENPDFVERFELFIGGCEIGNAYSELTDPDLQLKNFRKQGKIDYDYISALSYGMPPTGGLGIGIDRLVMLLTNQTSIREVILFPLLRPL
- a CDS encoding HD domain-containing phosphohydrolase is translated as MEQSLYLEELYKISEQMGSGLDIEDLVELIMEGSIKVSSADEGSLMLLDEATSTLRIMVAKGLSKETKESVTISLGQPIAGVVARDGKPILLTEELKEEKFSNVHHEGRRIKSAISLPLKIKDNIIGVLNLNITKSDRVFSEEDIQPLSIFATQAAIAIENARLYKTTTKRTEELLILNRAGKVLSATFQEEEVLNTMVNTILEIIEFDVSASFLFNEDYSILTITSFKQEEENVIETIKDKLTTLLSDLTTWDFKKNIVVKTRIKEGLKPLEKEQKELQSHLLFPLVAKEEVIGAVSIHSFKLNFFKEEHLHTLSILAPQVAIAIENARIYQEMQNLYTETIKALAAEIETRNPYTLGHSERVTDYSVMVAKSLNLPSSKIELIKYAGLLHDLGKIGISDNVLLKPGKLTDQEFAEIKSHPLKSESIIKIITFLKDALPVVRHHHEHYDGGGYPDGLAYEKIPLESRILAVADAYDAMTSDRPYRGAMSKDEAINILKKCSGTQFDPQVVSVFVSLIDEKR
- the murC gene encoding UDP-N-acetylmuramate--L-alanine ligase, with amino-acid sequence MKRIHFIGIGGIGMSALAEIALNLSFSVSGSDLVENKITNRLKALGAKIYRGHSPINIEKSDTIVVSSAIPEDNPEILEAKKRGLNILKRGRFLAFLMEKMYGIAVVGAHGKTTTTGLIGAILNKASFSPTVINGGIAKESGSNAKLGASKYLICEADESDGSFLHLSPRISVVTNMDREHMEYFKNIGRMKREYLGFIEKADFAVLCSDNRLIREIIPSLKTKYKTYGIKQGEIRARNINILKDHTEFEVIDGNKTKGRWKVPLLGRHNVLNSLAALCVGEYLSIPIETIKSALETFSGIERRLDIKRNDEIMVLEDYGHHPTEIKETLKAAKLGWKRRLVVIFQPHRYTRTKDLLNKFAGCFRLADILILTDIYPASEKPIPNITGELLYSKINHPNSYYVSDWTKIPEFLKTIVKKGDIVLVLGAGDINKIIEPLSMLSDIP